GCATGAGGTAGCCGACCGCGAGGACGACGGTCGCGAACACCGCGAGCGCGATGATCACGCGGGAAATCGGCTCCAGCGGACCGGGGATGATCGCCGGCTGCAGCCCCTCGATGAGAGGGATCGAGGCGATGTAGCGGTAGATCCACTGGATGACGAGGAGGAGGACTAGGAGGGGCGCCAACACGATGAGCCCGCTGGCGAAGTCGCGTTTCCACGTGGACATCTATCGGGTGGGTATGCGGCGGCGACCCTTAAGAGGGCTTCTACCGGAGCGGCCGGCGGGCGAGATGACGGGCGGGGAGACGGGCGAGGCGAGGCGACGGGCCGGGCGAGGCGGACGGGGAGAGGCGGGCGACGAGCACACCGATCGCGGGCTCACCGACCCGCGACGGCGCGCAGCGCGAACGTCAGGTTCTCTCTGCGCTCGCGGACGCGACGGTAGAAGTAGGAGAGCCACCTGTCGCCGTACGGCGCGTACTGGACCACGTCGACGCCCTGCGCGGCGAGGTCGCGCTGGGCGTCCTCGCGGACGCCCATCAGCATCTGGACCTCGTAGTCGGTGCCGTGCTCGCGCGCGAGGCGGTCGGCCAGCGAGATCATCGCGGGATCGTGGCTGCCGACGGCGACGCCCCGGTCCCGGCGCTCGAAGAGGAAGCGGAGGTCCTCGCGGTACGCCTCGTCGACGCGCGACCGCTCTTCGTACGCGATCGACGCCGGCTCGTCGTACGCCCCCTTCACGAGCCGGATCGCTCCCGGGACGTCGACGAGGCGCTCGAGGTCCTCGCGGGTGCGCCTGAGGTTGGACTGCACGCACTGCCCGACGCTCCACGGGTAGTCGGCGGCGATCGACTCGAAGGCGTCGAGCGTGGCGTCGGTGGTGTCGGCGCCCTCCATGTCACACCAGACGAAGGCGTCGCGCTCGTGGGCACGGGCGACGATCTCGCGATAGTGTTCCTCGAACAGGTCGCTCGAGACGTCGAGCCCGATCTGTGAGGGTTTCACCGAGACGCAGGCATCGAGGCCGCTGTCGGCGATGTCGTCCAACAGCGAGAGGTACGCGTCGACGTCGGCGCGCGCGTCGGCGGGACTGTCGTAGTGCTCGCCGAGCAGGTTGACGACGACGGCGATACCGTCCTCGTTGCAGGCCCGGACGTGGTCGAGGGCTTCCGGGACGCTCTCGCCGGCGACGAACCGCCGCGCGATCGGAGGGATCATACCGGATCTGAGGGCGGCGACGACTTCACTGTTGTCGAAGCGCGGGTCTCGTGGATCGGCGAGACGGATCCGTGGTTTATATACTCCCGACGGGAGTGGACCGGGTATGATCGGTTCGCTCGTGGCGACGGCGTTCTGGGCGATGGTGCCCGCGTACGTGCCCAACAACGCCGCGGTGCTCGCCGGCGGCGGCCGCCCCATCGACGGCGGCCGCGAGTGGCGCGGGGCGCGCCTGCTCGGCGACGGGAAGACGTGGCGCGGCACGGCTGTCGGCACCCTCGTCGGCGTCGTCCTCGCGGTCGCGCTCAACGCGGTCAACGGCCCCGCGAGCGCCGCCCTCGGCGTCGACCTCCCGACGTTCGCGCTCCCCGCGGCGGTCGCGCTCGCATTCGGCGCGATGTGCGGCGACATCGGCGCCTCCTTCCTCAAGCGCCGCTCCGGCCGCGAGCGCGGCGCCGCGTTCCCCGGACTGGACCAGCTCGACTTCGTCGCCGGGGCGCTGCTGGCCGTCTTCGTCGTCGACACCGACTGGGCGCTGGCGACGTTCACGCCGTCCGTCCTCGTCGTCGTCCTCGCGATGACCCCCGTCCTCCACGTGGTCACGAACGTCGGCGCCTACCTCCTCGGGCTGAAGAACGAGCCCTGGTAGGCGAGGCGGTCGGCCCGTCGCTTGCGGAGGGGCGCGCGTCCGGCCCGACCGCGACCGTCGAACTCGCCGCCAGTCGCCACCGGCGCGCTCCGCTCGCGGCCGTACTACGTGAATAGTTCACAATAAACACGACACAGCACGCCGACGTAGAGACGTGCACACGATCTGACGAGATAACCGATCGTTCGTGGTCGATGTGACGGTTCAGTGAGAACCACGGGAAGATATATATACTCGCGTGCCATTCGTTAGCACGCATGTCTAGTAGTGCACCCAGTTCGGACGACGACGTGCTCGACGAGTTCCTGTCCGATCGCGGCCACGAGACCGAGATCGTACGCTGGGAGCGGTCCTATAACAAACTCCAGTGTCCGGAGTGCGGTGCACTCCACCCCGAGGGAACGGCGCGGTGTGAGGTCTGCGACTGGCGCCCGACCTGACGCTGACGCCGGCTCACGGGCGGTTAGCGGTTTTCTTTCGGTTACACTCGGCGGCAGTATTATGTAGTATCAATCGATAGTGACGACCATGCCGACCTGCCAGAACTGCGGTTCGTTCGTCACGACCGATTACGTTCGGGTGTTCACCCCGAACGAGGTCGATCGCCCCCGCGTCTGCCCCGCCTGCGAGGACCTCGTCCGCGACGGCGCCGACGTTCGGGAGGCGCGCGCGACGCGAAGCAACTGACCTGTCAGGCGACGGATCGTAGCGTTTCGACCGGAACGACCCCGAGCCACGGCGTTTAAGGAGAACCGGGATCAGGGATACACAATGACCGAGCCCACGGTGACGCGACTGTTCGGCGGTCCGGGCAGCGGGAAGACCACGGCGCTGCTCGACCGCGTCGAGGGGATCCTCGAAGACGACGAGGCCGACGTCCGCGACGTGCTCGTCGTCTCGTACACGCGCGCGGCCGCCGCCGAGATCCGCGAGCGCCTCGCGGAGCGGCTCGACGTCTCCCCCCGCAGCCTCCAGGGGAACGTCAGCACCATGCACGCGAAGGCGTACGAGCTGTTGGACCTCTCCCGGGGCGACGTCGTGGGCGAGGACGACAAGGAGGCGTTCTGCGAGGAGTACGGCATCGAGTTCGAGGACCAGCACGGCGGCGCCGGCCGCCGGACCGCCCGGTCGACGACGATCGGGAACAAGATCATCGCCACCTCCCAGTGGCTCCAGCGCACCGAGCGCGACGTCGCCGACTGGTACGACGTCCCCTTCCAGTGGAACGTCGAGGAGGTCCGGCTGCCGCCAGAGGAGGACCCCAACGCCCAAGAGGGGAACAAGTACACCCCGACGTGGCCCTCGGACGACGAGCGGATCGACATCCCCGAGACGATCCGCGCGTGGCGGGCGTACAAGGGCGACAACGACCTCGTCGGCTTCGCGGACATGCTCGAACGGGTCGCGCAGCGCTCGCTCGTCCCCAGCGTCGACTACCTGATCATCGACGAGTTCCAGGACATCACGACGCTGCAGTACAACGTCTTCCAGGAATGGCGGCCGCACATGGAGAAGGTGCTCATCGCCGGCGACGACGACCAGGTCGTCTACGCGTGGCAGGGCGCCGACCCCGACCTCCTGCTGGACACCGACGTCGACGAGGACGTCGTGCTCCCGAACTCCTACCGGCTCCCCTCCGAGATCCTCAACGTCGTCAACGCGGAGATCCGCCACATCGACAAGCGCCAGGAGAAGGACCTCCACCCGCGCAAGGAGGGCGGCACCGTCGAGGCGATCCAGTCGCCGTCGATGATCGAGCTCGTCCGGAACGTCCGGTACACGGTCGAGGACGACGAGGGCGACGTGATGTGCCTGTTCCGCGCCCGCTACCAGATGTTCGACTTCATCGACGAGTTCATCGACCACGGGATCCCGTTCACGATGCTCACGGACGGGCGGATGTGGACCGACCGCGTGCAGGACTACGTCAGCGCGATCGAGAAGACCGAGACGGGCGACCCCGTGAACGGCTTGGAGGCCCGCCGGCTCGCCGACATGCTCCAGGACTCGGCGTTCGGGACCCACGACCGCGACGAGTTCTACGACTTCCTCGACGACCGCGAGGAGGCCGCCGACGCCGACGACGTCTCGCTGATCGAGGTGACGCCCGAGGAGCTCGACGACCACATCCCGTTCATGCCGGACGCCGCGAGCGCCGACGACATGGTCCGGAAGGTGACGAGCTTCCAGCGGAAGTCGATGGGCGCGTACTTCGGCGGCGACTACGAGGGGATGGACCCGACCCGCGTCCGCGTCGGCACAATCCACTCCGCGAAGGGCCGCGAGGCCGACCACGTGTTCGTCGCGACCGACCTCACGGAGAAGGTCGTCGAGCAGATGGCGGCCTCCATCGACGACCCGACCGACGTCGACGGCGTCGAGGAGTTCACGAAGGCGACGAGCCCCGTCCCCGTCCTCACCGACAACGAGCGCCGGGTGTTCTACGTCGGGATGTCCCGCGCCCGCGAGCGGCTCGTGATCATGGAGAGCCTCATCGGCGGGGCGCCGACGCTCCCGATCAGCGTCCTGCTGTTCAACGAGCTCCGCGACGAGACCCCCGAGGAGCTCGTCGAGGAGGTCCAGGCCGAGCTGGCGGTCCCCGAACCGGAGCCGTGAGCGACGGGAGCGGCGGCCGAGACGTCGCGCCCGCCGGAAGCGATCCACACCTCCGACCCCTCCGGACCGATCTCACCCCGATCGTCGAGGCGATCGAGGCCGCCGACGCCGACGCGTTCGTCGCCGTCGGCGACCGCTTCGACGACGACCTGCGGTATCTCACGCGCTTTTCCGGACCGGACCGGGCGTACGCGTTGGTGGTGGTCCCCAGAGGGAACGCCGAGCGCGGCGACAGCGGAGACGAGACCGACGCCCCCCGTGCCGTCTGCTGTGCCCCCGCCCTGTTCGCCGAGCAGGCCGAGCGGGAGTTCGTCGCCGGCGCGAGGGCTCGACACGGCGGTGGCGACGGAAGCGTCGACACCGCCTTCCACGACGGCG
Above is a window of Halorubrum depositum DNA encoding:
- a CDS encoding DUF7563 family protein; translation: MPTCQNCGSFVTTDYVRVFTPNEVDRPRVCPACEDLVRDGADVREARATRSN
- a CDS encoding UvrD-helicase domain-containing protein, with protein sequence MTEPTVTRLFGGPGSGKTTALLDRVEGILEDDEADVRDVLVVSYTRAAAAEIRERLAERLDVSPRSLQGNVSTMHAKAYELLDLSRGDVVGEDDKEAFCEEYGIEFEDQHGGAGRRTARSTTIGNKIIATSQWLQRTERDVADWYDVPFQWNVEEVRLPPEEDPNAQEGNKYTPTWPSDDERIDIPETIRAWRAYKGDNDLVGFADMLERVAQRSLVPSVDYLIIDEFQDITTLQYNVFQEWRPHMEKVLIAGDDDQVVYAWQGADPDLLLDTDVDEDVVLPNSYRLPSEILNVVNAEIRHIDKRQEKDLHPRKEGGTVEAIQSPSMIELVRNVRYTVEDDEGDVMCLFRARYQMFDFIDEFIDHGIPFTMLTDGRMWTDRVQDYVSAIEKTETGDPVNGLEARRLADMLQDSAFGTHDRDEFYDFLDDREEAADADDVSLIEVTPEELDDHIPFMPDAASADDMVRKVTSFQRKSMGAYFGGDYEGMDPTRVRVGTIHSAKGREADHVFVATDLTEKVVEQMAASIDDPTDVDGVEEFTKATSPVPVLTDNERRVFYVGMSRARERLVIMESLIGGAPTLPISVLLFNELRDETPEELVEEVQAELAVPEPEP
- a CDS encoding CDP-2,3-bis-(O-geranylgeranyl)-sn-glycerol synthase; amino-acid sequence: MIGSLVATAFWAMVPAYVPNNAAVLAGGGRPIDGGREWRGARLLGDGKTWRGTAVGTLVGVVLAVALNAVNGPASAALGVDLPTFALPAAVALAFGAMCGDIGASFLKRRSGRERGAAFPGLDQLDFVAGALLAVFVVDTDWALATFTPSVLVVVLAMTPVLHVVTNVGAYLLGLKNEPW
- a CDS encoding HVO_0416 family zinc finger protein — its product is MSSSAPSSDDDVLDEFLSDRGHETEIVRWERSYNKLQCPECGALHPEGTARCEVCDWRPT
- a CDS encoding proline dehydrogenase family protein, giving the protein MIPPIARRFVAGESVPEALDHVRACNEDGIAVVVNLLGEHYDSPADARADVDAYLSLLDDIADSGLDACVSVKPSQIGLDVSSDLFEEHYREIVARAHERDAFVWCDMEGADTTDATLDAFESIAADYPWSVGQCVQSNLRRTREDLERLVDVPGAIRLVKGAYDEPASIAYEERSRVDEAYREDLRFLFERRDRGVAVGSHDPAMISLADRLAREHGTDYEVQMLMGVREDAQRDLAAQGVDVVQYAPYGDRWLSYFYRRVRERRENLTFALRAVAGR